GGCAGGCTGCTCTTTTCTCTCCTTCAAACGAGGGAAACGTTTATAGATCATTTCTAAAGTGGAATCAATTTCCTTTTTGTCTTTTCTGGTGTAAGCTCCCATTTTCAGGTTCTGCAGTACGCTTAAATGAGCAAATACGCGGCGCCCTTCCGGAACATGGGCGATTCCCATAGATACCAGCTTATATCCAGGCATCTTTGTAATGTCCTTTCCCTGGTACATAATACTTCCCGCTTTAGCAGGAAGCAAGCCTGTAATGGTGTGGAGGGTTGTAGTTTTCCCCGCTCCGTTTGCGCCGATCAGCGCAATAATTTCGCCTTGATTTACCTCAAAGGAAATTCCCTTCAAAGCCTGGATGACTCCATAGTACACCTGAAGGTCCTTTACTTCCATCATTGCCATTATTACTTCCTCCTACTCTCCAAGATATGCGCTGATTACCTGGGGATCATTTAATACGTGGGCCGTAGCCCCCTGAGTAAGCACCTGACCAAAGTTAAGCACTGTCAGCTCTTCACAGATCCCTGATACCAGCTTCATATCATGCTCAATCAGCAGTATTGTCATATCAAAATTATCCCGCACAAAACGAATAGTTTCCATCAGCTCTGCAGTTTCATTTGGATTCATGCCGGCAGCCGGCTCATCTAAAAGAAGAAGCTTAGGCTTTGTGGCTAAGGCTCTGGCGATTTCCAATTTTCTCTGCTTTCCATATGGAAGGTTGGAAGCTTTATAATCCCAATCTCTGTCTAAGTCGAACACTTTTAAAAGCTCCATTGCCTGCCGGTCCATAGATTTTTCAGTTTCATAATAAGCAGGAAGGCGGAAAATACCTGTTAAAGTTGAATATACATTGTGGTTGTGAAGCCCGGCTTTTACATTATCCAGAACGCTTAAATTCTGGAAAAGACGGATATTCTGAAAGGTTCTTGCTATACCTGCTTTGTTAATATCAATGGTGCTTTTTCCAGCAATATTTTTGCCATCCAGCATAATGGTCCCTGTATCCGGTTTATAAACTCCTGTCAGCAAATTAAAAACTGTAGTTTTTCCCGCTCCGTTAGGTCCGATCAAGCCGTAAAGCCTATTTTTTTCAATAGTTATATTAAAGCCGTTAACAGCCTTTAAGCCTCCAAAGGAAATGCTTAAATTTTTTACTTCCAGCATTGCCATATTATATAGCCTCCTTTGTCTCAGCAGATTTTCTGAATTTGCCAAAAATCCGTTCTCTTAATACAATCATCTGGGGAGCAGAGTTAAATAACATCATCAGAATCAGCACAATGGCATAAATCAGCATACGGTAATTATTCAGTCCTCTTAACATTTCAGGGAGAACAGTCAGCACCACTGCTGCAATAATAGAGCCTCTTATATTGCCGATGCCTCCTAAAACTACGAATACTAAAAACATAATCGACTGGTTGTACCCAAAGTTTTTCGGGAGAGCTGTTAAGGTTGTTAAGTTATGGGCGTAAAGCACGCCGCCTACACCTGCTAAAGCTGCAGACACGGTAAATGCCAGCAATTTGTACTTTGTAACAGAAAGGCCAATAGACTGAGCGGCGATTCTGTTGTCGCGGATAGCCATAACTGCACGGCCGGTTCTGGAATTTACCAGATTCTGAACAATAAACAGGGTGATAATCAGCAGTATAACTCCAATAGTAAAGGTGGACAGTCGCGGAGTTCCTGTGATGCCCTGAGCGCCTTTAATTAACATTTCTCCTCCCTCTCCCAGCTTAGGAGTCGCTTTAAAGGAAAGGTGGAAGCCTTCTGCGTCTCTTCCCAAATATATAACGTTTACCAGGTTTTTAATAATCTCGCCAAAGGCTAAGGTTACAATGGCCAGATAGTCTCCTCTCAGCCTTAAAACCGGTATGCCGATAATTAATCCAAATAAGGCTGCGGCTGCGGCACCTATGAAAGCTGCAATAATAAATGTAACAATAGGATTTCCAATAGTCTCAGACATGCATTTGGAGAATAAAGCGCCTGAAAATGCTCCTACGCACATAAAGCCTGCATGTCCCAAGCTTAATTCGCCTGAAATTCCTACTACCAGGTTTAAAGAAACAGCCATAATACTGTAAATGCAGAGAGGTACCAGAAGGCCTTTCATTAAACTGGACATATGATCGCCTTTTAGCATGATCTGGACAAAAATATACGCGGCGATCACCATTCCATATGTGACAGCGTTATTTAACCAGATTTTATTTTTTGCTTTTGTCTTTTTCATATCTGTACCTACACTTTCTCACTGATTTTTCTGCCCATAATGCCTGTTGGTTTTACTAACAGCACAATAATTAAAACAGAAAATACAATGGCGTCTGCCAGCTGGGATGAAATGTATGCTTTTGCCAGGTTTTCAATAATACCTAAAAGAATGCCTCCTAAAAAGGCGCCTGGTATAGAGCCGATGCCTCCAAATACTGCGGCTACAAAGGCTTTGATTCCCGGCATGGCTCCGGTGTAAGGAGTCAGGGACGGATAAGCAGAGCAAAGAAGAACGCCTGCAATGGCCGCTAATGCAGAGCCAATGGCAAATGTCATTCCAATGGTGCCGTTTACATTAATACCCATAAGTGTAGCTGCATCTCTGTCCTCGGAAACTGCCAGCATAGCCTGTCCCGGCTTAGATTTATTAATAAATGTGAGAAGGCAGACCATAATCACAATACAAGCAATAATAGTAACAAGAATTTCTCCGGAAATAGTGAGAGCTCCGTCTGCCAGCTTAATTGCAGGGACAGATACTACAGACGTAAAGGATTTTGTGTTGGCGCCGAATGCTAAAAGTGCAATGTTCTGAAGCAAATAGCTGACGCCAATGGCTGTAATCAGAACTGCCAAAGGGGAAGCGCTGCGCAAAGGGCGGTATGCCACCCGCTCTACTGTCACGCCTAAAATTGTACACACTACTACAGCCAGAAGAATTCCCACTACAGGAGGAAGTCCCATTCCGCTGACTGTTATGAAAACGGTGTAGCCTCCTACCATAATAATGTCGCCGTGAGCAAAATTCAGCATCTTGGCAATTCCGTATACCATAGTGTATCCCAAAGCAATTATCGCATAAATACTGCCTAGACTGATACCGTTGATTAAATAAGATATAAAACTCATTCTCACACCTCTTGTTCTCTGATTTGTATGGTTTCTGCCCTTTGTGTGTCTGAAAAGCAAAAGCCTGTCACAACGTAAAAGTCCTACAGGCTTTTGCTTTTTAGACACAGGGGATCATTGAAAAGTGAAGGAGGGCTGCCATAGTGACACCCCTCCTGGGTTGATGCTAAAATTAGGATGGATTATTCCATAGCCTTGTATGCGCCGTTTTCAATTACAACAGCCTTTGGCTCTTTATTTGGCTCGCCCTCTGCAGTCCAGGACATTGTCTCGCCGCTTACGTTAGTAAGACCTTCAATAGCAATATTTGTCATGGAAACCTTTAATGCCTCGCAGATGTCGGAAGCGCTCATGTCAGGTGTAATGCCTGCGTCCTCAGCAGCAGCTTTAATTGCATATACAGCATCGTATGCATCAGCGGCAAACTGGATTGGTGTTTCGCCGAATTTCTCTTCGTATGTAGTTACAAAGTTTACAGTCAAATCATCTGTTGCGTCAGCAGCAAATGGTGTCAGAAGCATAAGTCCCTCTGCTAAAGAAGTATCGAAGTTTTCAACCTGAAGAATTCCGTCCATACCGTCGCAGCCAAAGAATAATGGAGCATAATCAATAGATTTAGCCTGAGACAGAATCAGAGAAGCCTCTGTGTAGTAAATTGGCAGGAATACTAATTCTGCGCCGCTGTCTTTTGCCTTCTGCAGCTGTGTCTTGAAATCAGTGTTGTTGTCAGCTGTAAATGCTTCTTCTGCAACAACTTCAATATTCTGGTTGGCAGCCTCTGTTACAAACTGCTCTTTAATTCCGCTGGAATATACGCTGGAGCTGTCATAAATAATAGCTACCTTTGTTGCTAAAGCGTGCTCTCCAATATACTGTGCAGACGCCATACCCTGTGCTGGGTCGGAGAAGCATACGCGGAATACGTTTGGAGCTGCCGCGCACTCTACTGCAGAGCCTGATGGTGTAATCTGGAAAATGTTGTCTACAGAAGACTGACCTGCAACTTCAATACATGGTGTGGATGTAGTAGTGCCTACTAACATCTGCATACCCCAGTCTTTTAAGGTATTGTATGCGTTTACAGATTTCTCGGAATCATTCTCATCATCCTCAAAGCTGTAGGAAATCTGGTATCCGTTAATACCGCCTGCAGCGTTGATCTCGTCAACTGCCAGCTGTGCTCCGTTCTGTACTGCAGTGCCGTATACGGCTGCAGCGCCGCTGATAGGTCCGATAGCACCGATTTTAAATGTCTCGCCGGCGGCGGCTTCTGTCTCCTGGCTTTCTCCCTCTTCTGTTCCTGCGTTAGCTGCCGTTGATGTTTCATTAGAAGTATCTGCAGCTGCGTCCTTTGTTTCTGAACCGCCGCAAGCTGTTAAGGAAACAGCCATTATGGCAGCTAAGCTAAGGCTTAATACTTTTTTCATAATAGTTCCTCCTCTTTCTTTTTTTGGTATGCCAATAAGTTATGCATACTATAACTATAATTCATATCAATGCAAAAAAACCATAAATATTATGAATTAAGTTTTGTTCAATTATATATAGTCAAGGAATTCTTGTCAATAATTAAATAGAAAAAGTGGAGAAATCTTCCCATAAAAGATCAGAATTTTCAATAGTCTTATCTCTCAGCATCAGTTCTTTTACAGCTTCTGCGGCGGATTCATGGCAGAACAGCACCTTATTTACTTGCTCAATAATAGGCATAGGCACCTGATATTTTTCGGCAAGAGCCAAAGCAGCTTTGGCAGAATAAACGCCTTCCACCACCATTTTTACTTCCTTCATAGCTTCGTCCATGGTATAGCCTTTTCCTATGAGAATACCGGCTCTTCTGTTTCGACTGTGCATACTGGCGCATGTTACGATTAAATCTCCAATGCCTGACAGGCCGCAGAAGGTTTGGAACTTTCCGCCCATCGCCATGCCCAGACGGGCGATCTCAGCGATTCCTCTGGTGATTAAGGCAGCTTTTGTATTATCTCCATATCCCAGGCCGTCGGCAATGCCTGCCGCTAAAGCAATTACGTTTTTTAAAGCCGCTCCTAACTCAATTCCTAAAATATCAGGGCTGGTATAAACCCGGAATACCTGGCTCATAAATATATTTTGTATGAATTCTGCAGTCTGCAGTTCCCTTGCCCCTGTTACACATGTAGTGGGAAGGCCCCGGCTTACCTCCTCCGCATGGCTGGGTCCGGAAAGCACGGCGATATTGGCCTCAGGAAGCTCCTCCTCCAAAATTTCAGATAATGTTTTCAGAGTTGTCTCTTCAATTCCCTTAGCTACGTTTACAATCACCTGTTTATTTTTACAGAAAGGTTTCATTTTCACAGCAGTCTGCCGGACAAACACAGAAGGCACTGCAGTGACCAAAAGATCCTTGTCCGTCATAGCTTCCTCCAGAGAAGTTGTAAAAATCATAGTTTCAGGCAGCTTTACTCCAGGAAGGGTATGATGCTCATAATTTTCATTCAGCTCTTTTATTTCTTCAGGCAGAGCCGACCAGACTGTAACCTTATGTCCGTTGTTGTATAGCAGCAGAGAAAGGGCGATTCCCCAGCTTCCTGCTCCTATCATTCCAATTTTTGCCATGTTTTCACCTCAATTTATTTATTTTATCAGGCATTCTTTTTTGCCCCCAGCTTATTTTCTGTGCCGTGAATCAGTCTGCCTATATTGGCTCTGTGTCTCCAGACAGCCATTAATGTAATAAAAGCAGCCACACAGTAAAATTCTGTTAAATACTGGCTTCCCAGGCCGTAATCCCCTTTGTGCCCCCAGTAAATCATTCCAGCTAAAAAGGCTGTGACAACTAAAATGGAGCCTAAGGACACATAGCGGGTAAGGGCTACGCAGCCCACAAAAACCACCAGACAGATCAGGGTAATTCTCCAGTCTACAGAAACTAAAAGTCCTGCTGTGGCGGCAATTCCCTTTCCTCCCTTAAATCCCATATAAAAAGGAAAATTGTGGCCTAAAATTACTCCCAGTCCTGTGTACAAAATCAACAGGTACATCATAGAACCCTGATTCTGAAACAGAATTCTCACTAACAGACATGGAATGACTGTCTTCAAAAAATCTCCGATGAATACAGCCAGCCCGGCCTTCCACCCCATAACCCTGAGGGCATTGGTAGTTCCTGAATTGCCGCTGCCATACTGTCTTAAATCAATTTTGTGAAGCTTTCCATACATATAACCAGTCTGAAATAGGCCGAAGGCATATCCCAGGGCCAGACAAATTACTCTCTCCATAGCTCTACTGCTCCTTCCCACTCCTTTCTCTGATTAAAAACCTGAGAGCGGTTCCTTTAAATCCAAAGGCTTCTCTTATCTTATTCTCAATATATCTGGTATAAGAAAAATGCATAAGTTCTTTGTCATTTACAAAAATAACAAAGGTAGGCGGCTTTACGGAGACTTGAGTAATATAGTAGAGCTTCAGCCGTTTTCCCTTGTCAGATGGAGGCTGCTGTAAAGCGACTGCCTCTGTCATAATTTCGTTTAATACTCCTGTGGCAATTCTCAAGGTTTGATTTTCACGAACCATGTCAATTAAATCATACAGCTTTGACAAGCGCTGCCCTGTTTCTGCTGAAATAAAAATCATTTCCGCATACGGCATATATGCCAGAGTATCCCTGATTTTCTTTGTGTATTCATAAATGGTTTTGTCATTTTTTTCAATGGCATCCCATTTATTTACAGCAATAATAATACCTTTTCCCCTGTCGTGGGCAATGCCTGCGATTTTAGCATCCTGCTCTGTAACGCCCTCCACTGCGTCAATCACTAAAACTACAATGTCAGCTCTTTCCACGGCTGTTACAGTGCGGATAATACTGTATCGCTCCAGCTCTTCTTTGATCTTGTTTTTTCTTCTAAGGCCTGCAGTGTCAATAAAAACGTATTCTGTTCCATTGTGGACAATGGCTGTGTCCACCGCGTCCCTGGTGGTGCCGGCAATATTGGAAACAATTACTCTATTTTCTCCTACCAGCTTATTTATAATAGAAGATTTTCCTACATTAGGCTTTCCTACAATGGCAATTCTGGGGCGGTCGTCTTCATCATCTTCCTCCTGGGAGTCAGGAAAATACTTGATTACTTCGTCTAGCAGTTCTCCTAAGCCCAGTCTGGAGGCTCCGGATACAGGGTAAGGATCACCGATTCCCAGATTGTAAAATTCATATACGTCGTTTCCGAATTTCTGGAAGCTGTCCACCTTGTTTACTGCTAAAATAACAGGCTTTCTGGAGCGGCGCAGCATATCTGCCACTTTAGAGTCTGCATCTACTAAGCCCTGGCGCACATCCACAATGAAAATAATAACATCAGCTGTGGAGATGGCTATTTCCGCCTGCTCTCTCATCTGGGATAATATAATATCGCTGCTGTCAGGCTCAATGCCTCCTGTGTCAATTAATGTAAAATTTCTGTCCAGCCATGTACAATCTGCATAGATTCTGTCTCTTGTAACGCCGGGAGTATCCTTAACAATAGATATGGTTTCTCCGGCCAGCACGTTAAACAATGTGGATTTGCCTACATTGGGACGGCCTACAATGGCTACAATTGGTTTACTCATATAATTCTCCTTCTGAATTTATATCATTTAGTTCATATCCTTCATAAGAAGACTGATTTTCTCCCCATTCAGGATTCAGAACAGTATTTACAAAATCTTGTCCGCTTGATTTTACAATATTCACTGGTACTTGTAAAGCGTTTTGTACTTCCTCCCTGGTTATATCGTCCAGAAACACCTCTTCCCCGCTGCGGAACATACACTCCGGCAGCAGAAGGCGGCTGCCTAAAGGCTTTCCCTTTAACTGACTGATTAGATCCTGCCCTGTAATCAGGCCGGCAACAGTAATAGATTCACCGAAAAAGTAGTTTATAATCGGATACACATGGACATGAAGTCCGGGAAATTTATTCATTATCTGCTCCACATAGATTTTTATATGGGAAGCAGGAAGCACTCCTGTGGCAATAGACAGCTCCTCTGTGCGGCCGTCCCCTTCTGCCTCTTTTAAAGCCTGACATACTTCCTCTGTCATAAGACGGGTCATACCCACCCCGTTTTCCAGCTGAATATAACCATCGTACCGCTCTTCCTCCGGCAGCTGTCTGCCGGCTAAAAGATAAAACTCGTCGCTTGCGTGAACAAAGTGTATTCCGTGCTTTTTATAAATGATTTTCTGCCAGTGCTCAATTATATCAATTACCTGGCAGGCGTCCTCTTTTGTAAATGGCTCTAAAGGCTCTAAGCCGTCTCTATATTTAGACAGTCCTACAGGAACAACAGAAAGGCTTTCCATACAAGGCACATATTTCTCCAGGTCTTTAATTGTGTGCTCTAATTCCAGGCCGTCGTTAAAACCTTTACAAAGTACAATCTGGCCGTTCATAGGGGTACCGGCCTGAAACAGCCTGTCTATTTTCTTTAAAGCCTCCCCTGCAAAGCGGTTGTGGAGCATCCTGCATCTTAGATCTGGATTGGTAGTGTGAACAGAAATGTTAATAGGCGCTAAATGAAACTTAATAATTCTGTCAATATCTTTATCCTTCATATTAGTAAGGGTAATATAATTGCCCTGCAAAAAAGAAAGACGGGAGTCGTCGTCTTTAAAGTAAAGGGTTTCCCGCATTCCCGGAGGCATCTGGTCAATAAAGCAGAAAATACATTTATTGCAGCAGGAACGGTATTCGCTCATTAAACCGTTTTCAAAGGTCAGTCCCAAGTCCTCATAGTCATTTTCTATTTCCAGCTCCCACTCTTCCCCGTCTGCTTTTCTCACTTCCATTATAAGGGAAGGGCTGTCCACATAATATTCATAGTCAAATATATCTTCAATCTGATTTCCGTTGATGGAGATTACATAATCTCCCGGCTCCAGCTCCAGCTCCTCGCCGATAGAGCCTGGATCTACATTCATAATCCGATGTCCTTTTACCTGATTCATAATTATCTCCTAACCCAATTTATCCTGGTTCTTATTTATCATATCAACAAACGATTTCTTTGTAAAGTTGTAATAACCCTTGTTTTTTTTCAGATACTCCTGTAAAAATGGACAGGCGCTATTGACGGTGTTCCTGAAAAAATGATATAAATTGTATAGGTGTTTCTAAATATAAAAGGCGGAGGAAATTATCATGGCAAATGATTATGTTTTTAACGACTGTCTTCCAGTGGCTCCTTTAAAGATTGCTGCTTTGGAAAGCTGCCGCGACCTGGCTGAAAAGGTAAACAGCCATATTGTAAATTTCCGCAAAAATGATACGGAAGAGCTTTTAAGACGAAAGGCTGATCTTCACTACAGAGGATATGATGTAGATTCTTATTTGCTCCATTTAAAGTGCCCGAGATTTGGTTCTGGGGAGGCAAAGGGAGTGATTAATGAGTCGGTCCGAGGCGCTGATGTGTTCGCCATGGTAGATATTACTAATTACAGTCTGACTTATTCTCTCAGCGGTATGGTAAATCACATGTCCCCGGACGATCATTTTCAAGATTTAAAGAGAATTATTGCCGCCTCTGCCACAACTGCCCACAGAGTTAATATTATTATGCCTTTTCTTTACGAGGGAAGGCAGCATAAAAGAAGCAAAAGGGAGTCCTTAGACTGCGCCCTGGCTCTCCAGGAGCTTTGCGCAATGGGAGTCAGCAATATTATTACCTTTGACGCCCATGATCCCCGGGTTCAAAATGCAATTCCTCTTTGCGGCTTTGACAATTTTCTGTCCACATACCAGTTTATTAAGGCCTTATTTAAACATGACACTTCCTTAAAAATAGACAAGGATTCCTTTATGGTAATCAGTCCTGACGAGGGAGCTATGCACAGAGCTGTATACCTGGCCAACAATTTAAGCGTGGATATGGGAATGTTCTATAAGAGGAGAGATTACTCTCAGGTGGTTGACGGGCGCAACCCTATTGTGGCCCATGAATTCCTGGGCACTTCTGTAGAGGGAAAAACAGTTCTCATTGTAGACGATATGATTTCTTCCGGGGAAAGTATTTTAGATACTGCAAGAGCGTTAAAGGAAAGGAAGGCGGGAAAGGTGATTCTCTGCTGCACCTTTGGACTGTTTACCAATGGTTTGGAAAAGTTTGACGATTATTATGCAAAGGGATATTTAGACTATGTAATTACTACTAACTTAAACTATCGTCCGGCTAATCTTTTTCAGCGCCCTTGGTATCTGGAGGCTGATATGAGCAAATATCTGGCTGCAATTATTAATTCCTTTAACCATGACGCTTCCATTAACCAGGCCTTATCTCCCACCACAAAGCTTCAGAATCTGGTAAAAAAGTATCAGGCCACAAAAGACGGCTATGAGTATTTCCAGACAATCGGATAATTCTTAATTAATAAAAGAATATGGGTATATGAATAAGTTTGCCCTCTGATATCTGTGTTCCCTAATTTTCTCTTACACATGATAAGCAGAGGGCTTCCTTATATATTTTTCATTATTTCAAAGAAAGAAAGGCGCACAGGTTTCCCCGCTTGTCTCCTGTTCTTCTGTGGGAGTATAATAAATCCGGGTTGCAGTAGGTGCAGATGTTAGTTGTGTATATTTGTTTGATGCCAGCCTCCTGCAAAATGATTTCATTGGCCCTCCACAAGTCCAGCTGATATTTT
The window above is part of the Lachnoclostridium edouardi genome. Proteins encoded here:
- a CDS encoding ABC transporter ATP-binding protein; the protein is MAMLEVKNLSISFGGLKAVNGFNITIEKNRLYGLIGPNGAGKTTVFNLLTGVYKPDTGTIMLDGKNIAGKSTIDINKAGIARTFQNIRLFQNLSVLDNVKAGLHNHNVYSTLTGIFRLPAYYETEKSMDRQAMELLKVFDLDRDWDYKASNLPYGKQRKLEIARALATKPKLLLLDEPAAGMNPNETAELMETIRFVRDNFDMTILLIEHDMKLVSGICEELTVLNFGQVLTQGATAHVLNDPQVISAYLGE
- the der gene encoding ribosome biogenesis GTPase Der, whose protein sequence is MSKPIVAIVGRPNVGKSTLFNVLAGETISIVKDTPGVTRDRIYADCTWLDRNFTLIDTGGIEPDSSDIILSQMREQAEIAISTADVIIFIVDVRQGLVDADSKVADMLRRSRKPVILAVNKVDSFQKFGNDVYEFYNLGIGDPYPVSGASRLGLGELLDEVIKYFPDSQEEDDEDDRPRIAIVGKPNVGKSSIINKLVGENRVIVSNIAGTTRDAVDTAIVHNGTEYVFIDTAGLRRKNKIKEELERYSIIRTVTAVERADIVVLVIDAVEGVTEQDAKIAGIAHDRGKGIIIAVNKWDAIEKNDKTIYEYTKKIRDTLAYMPYAEMIFISAETGQRLSKLYDLIDMVRENQTLRIATGVLNEIMTEAVALQQPPSDKGKRLKLYYITQVSVKPPTFVIFVNDKELMHFSYTRYIENKIREAFGFKGTALRFLIRERSGKEQ
- a CDS encoding ABC transporter substrate-binding protein, with the protein product MKKVLSLSLAAIMAVSLTACGGSETKDAAADTSNETSTAANAGTEEGESQETEAAAGETFKIGAIGPISGAAAVYGTAVQNGAQLAVDEINAAGGINGYQISYSFEDDENDSEKSVNAYNTLKDWGMQMLVGTTTSTPCIEVAGQSSVDNIFQITPSGSAVECAAAPNVFRVCFSDPAQGMASAQYIGEHALATKVAIIYDSSSVYSSGIKEQFVTEAANQNIEVVAEEAFTADNNTDFKTQLQKAKDSGAELVFLPIYYTEASLILSQAKSIDYAPLFFGCDGMDGILQVENFDTSLAEGLMLLTPFAADATDDLTVNFVTTYEEKFGETPIQFAADAYDAVYAIKAAAEDAGITPDMSASDICEALKVSMTNIAIEGLTNVSGETMSWTAEGEPNKEPKAVVIENGAYKAME
- a CDS encoding branched-chain amino acid ABC transporter permease; translation: MKKTKAKNKIWLNNAVTYGMVIAAYIFVQIMLKGDHMSSLMKGLLVPLCIYSIMAVSLNLVVGISGELSLGHAGFMCVGAFSGALFSKCMSETIGNPIVTFIIAAFIGAAAAALFGLIIGIPVLRLRGDYLAIVTLAFGEIIKNLVNVIYLGRDAEGFHLSFKATPKLGEGGEMLIKGAQGITGTPRLSTFTIGVILLIITLFIVQNLVNSRTGRAVMAIRDNRIAAQSIGLSVTKYKLLAFTVSAALAGVGGVLYAHNLTTLTALPKNFGYNQSIMFLVFVVLGGIGNIRGSIIAAVVLTVLPEMLRGLNNYRMLIYAIVLILMMLFNSAPQMIVLRERIFGKFRKSAETKEAI
- the plsY gene encoding glycerol-3-phosphate 1-O-acyltransferase PlsY, translating into MERVICLALGYAFGLFQTGYMYGKLHKIDLRQYGSGNSGTTNALRVMGWKAGLAVFIGDFLKTVIPCLLVRILFQNQGSMMYLLILYTGLGVILGHNFPFYMGFKGGKGIAATAGLLVSVDWRITLICLVVFVGCVALTRYVSLGSILVVTAFLAGMIYWGHKGDYGLGSQYLTEFYCVAAFITLMAVWRHRANIGRLIHGTENKLGAKKNA
- a CDS encoding DUF512 domain-containing protein; this translates as MNQVKGHRIMNVDPGSIGEELELEPGDYVISINGNQIEDIFDYEYYVDSPSLIMEVRKADGEEWELEIENDYEDLGLTFENGLMSEYRSCCNKCIFCFIDQMPPGMRETLYFKDDDSRLSFLQGNYITLTNMKDKDIDRIIKFHLAPINISVHTTNPDLRCRMLHNRFAGEALKKIDRLFQAGTPMNGQIVLCKGFNDGLELEHTIKDLEKYVPCMESLSVVPVGLSKYRDGLEPLEPFTKEDACQVIDIIEHWQKIIYKKHGIHFVHASDEFYLLAGRQLPEEERYDGYIQLENGVGMTRLMTEEVCQALKEAEGDGRTEELSIATGVLPASHIKIYVEQIMNKFPGLHVHVYPIINYFFGESITVAGLITGQDLISQLKGKPLGSRLLLPECMFRSGEEVFLDDITREEVQNALQVPVNIVKSSGQDFVNTVLNPEWGENQSSYEGYELNDINSEGELYE
- a CDS encoding NAD(P)H-dependent glycerol-3-phosphate dehydrogenase, whose product is MAKIGMIGAGSWGIALSLLLYNNGHKVTVWSALPEEIKELNENYEHHTLPGVKLPETMIFTTSLEEAMTDKDLLVTAVPSVFVRQTAVKMKPFCKNKQVIVNVAKGIEETTLKTLSEILEEELPEANIAVLSGPSHAEEVSRGLPTTCVTGARELQTAEFIQNIFMSQVFRVYTSPDILGIELGAALKNVIALAAGIADGLGYGDNTKAALITRGIAEIARLGMAMGGKFQTFCGLSGIGDLIVTCASMHSRNRRAGILIGKGYTMDEAMKEVKMVVEGVYSAKAALALAEKYQVPMPIIEQVNKVLFCHESAAEAVKELMLRDKTIENSDLLWEDFSTFSI
- a CDS encoding branched-chain amino acid ABC transporter permease; the protein is MSFISYLINGISLGSIYAIIALGYTMVYGIAKMLNFAHGDIIMVGGYTVFITVSGMGLPPVVGILLAVVVCTILGVTVERVAYRPLRSASPLAVLITAIGVSYLLQNIALLAFGANTKSFTSVVSVPAIKLADGALTISGEILVTIIACIVIMVCLLTFINKSKPGQAMLAVSEDRDAATLMGINVNGTIGMTFAIGSALAAIAGVLLCSAYPSLTPYTGAMPGIKAFVAAVFGGIGSIPGAFLGGILLGIIENLAKAYISSQLADAIVFSVLIIVLLVKPTGIMGRKISEKV
- a CDS encoding ABC transporter ATP-binding protein, which translates into the protein MAMMEVKDLQVYYGVIQALKGISFEVNQGEIIALIGANGAGKTTTLHTITGLLPAKAGSIMYQGKDITKMPGYKLVSMGIAHVPEGRRVFAHLSVLQNLKMGAYTRKDKKEIDSTLEMIYKRFPRLKERKEQPAGTLSGGEQQMLAMGRALMSHPKLIVMDEPSMGLSPIYVNEIFDIIQSINADGTTVLLVEQNAKKALSIAHKAYVLETGKIVLSGDAKELMNNDQVKKAYLSE
- a CDS encoding ribose-phosphate pyrophosphokinase, which translates into the protein MANDYVFNDCLPVAPLKIAALESCRDLAEKVNSHIVNFRKNDTEELLRRKADLHYRGYDVDSYLLHLKCPRFGSGEAKGVINESVRGADVFAMVDITNYSLTYSLSGMVNHMSPDDHFQDLKRIIAASATTAHRVNIIMPFLYEGRQHKRSKRESLDCALALQELCAMGVSNIITFDAHDPRVQNAIPLCGFDNFLSTYQFIKALFKHDTSLKIDKDSFMVISPDEGAMHRAVYLANNLSVDMGMFYKRRDYSQVVDGRNPIVAHEFLGTSVEGKTVLIVDDMISSGESILDTARALKERKAGKVILCCTFGLFTNGLEKFDDYYAKGYLDYVITTNLNYRPANLFQRPWYLEADMSKYLAAIINSFNHDASINQALSPTTKLQNLVKKYQATKDGYEYFQTIG